GCTTGGGATAGAAGGCCCTGGACAGTCAAGGGCGATCATTTAATCCTAAAACGTTTCTGCTCTGATATCAGTGTGTCTGAAGTAGAATTCTCCACCACTGAATTCTGGATTCAGATCCATGGTCTCCCACTTAACAGAAGAAGTAAGGAGAACGTGCTGAAAATTGGTAGTATAATGGGTAAAGCTTTGGATACTAATTTGGTTGGCCCTGGTTCTGGGATTTGGAGCAAAAGTGTTAGAGTTTGGGTTGAATTGGATATTTGTTGCCCGTTAGTGCCAGGTTTCCCGTTGGAAAGGGATAATCTTCCTGTTCTGTGGATCCCatttaagtttgaaaaattggggaatttttgttttggttgtggtTTGCTTGGCCATGATCTCCGTAATTGTCAGGATTTGGGAGTCCAGAATGGTGGTTTCTTTGGAAAATGGCTAAGAGCAGATAATGATGAATTTCAACCGAGTATCAAGTTGGATGATTTTCACATTCCAAATCGTCCAGCAATGATGTCCATTATCCCAGATTCAAGGCCCTCTGTTCAGATAGACTAGTCCAGTCGGATCCAAACAGCCATGGGTTCTCGGGATGAAATGATTACAAGGGAGGCTCATGGCAAAAGAGAAGAACCAGTGGAGGTCCTCGAGCAGTGTAGGATGGTGACTCTCCTTCAGAATGATGGGACTTCATTGGAAAAGGTTACTGATGTCCGGTCAAAATCCTTAGTAAGTCCCATTCCTTGTTCCAATTCAGTTACATTTCAACCCAATCGTTGGGGCCCAGTTTGCTATCCTTTGGACTCTCCCATACATAAGAGAGCTGGCCCATCTTATACTAGACCCAATATCACAAAAAGATCCACCTCCCAACCTTCAAACAAAACTAGCCCACATCCCCATCCATTGCTaggaaataaaagaaaggcaAGCCACTTAAGCCCCTCAGAATCCCCAAACACCTCgcccaaaaaatcaaaacacaatGTCACCCACACCTTGCCAAAGCTCACTCACACTCCTTCCCATCCTTTACCAAAACATTCCAGTCATCACAGGAGAAAAATCACTCAAAGTGCTTGCCAGAGCAAAGGCTGTTTCACGTGctcagaaattaaaaaatggtAAGGATGATTCCTTTATATCTCTCTGCTCCTTTTCTACATCTTCATCAAATGTATCTGCTATGGCCGAGGAGGCAGGCCTTACCATGCCCCCCTCCTCACCATGAGAACCATTGCATGGAACTGTCAGGGTGCTGGCAGAGCTCCGACAGTTAGAGCTCTTAAGGAGCTTATCCGAGAGTCTAATCCGGACATAGTTTTCCTCTcggaaacaaaaataaattctccAAAGGTAAATAAGTTATGCAATAGATTTAAGTTTGCTGACTCGTGGTGTGTTGATTCTAATGGAAGTTCTGGTGGTCTTGTCCTTTTTTGGAGACTTGGTGTTGATCTATGGTCCTTTTCAAAGgcctaaaaggaaaaaattctGGGAGTTGCTTGAGAACATGGTCTCTTCATTTTCGGGGCCCTGGGCTATGATTGGTGATTTCAATTGCATCAAGAGGGTGAAAGAGAAATGTGGTGGTAGGTTAGTGGCTGAGAGCTCAGTGAATTGTCTTAGAGATGTTATGTTGAATACGGGTGCTATTGACCTTGGATTTATTGGGCCTTCGTTCACATGGTCTAATAGAAGGGAAGGTTTGGCCAATATAAAAGAGAGATTGGACCAATGTTTGTGTGATCAAGAGTGGCAAAACTTATTCCCCAAGGCTGGGGTTAGACACCTGTGCAACTCCAACTCGGATCATAATCCGATAATGCTTGATACTCATTTAGATTCTGGGAAGTGGCCTCGACCATTTCGTTTTGAAGCTATGTGGACCAAGGAGGAGGGTAGCAGACAGGTGGTGGAAGGTGCTTGGCAGACTCGGGTGGAGGGCTCTCATGGCTTTAAACTAGTTAAAAAGCTTTCTATGACTTGTCGTGATCTCTTGCAGTGGAATAAGGAAAAATTCggaaacacaaaagaaaaaattagagatctccaaaataaaatttctttgattcAACAAGCGGTTCCTTCAAGAGAGAATCTGAATACTGAGGCTTCTCTAAATTTAGAACTTGATGATTGGCTCACAAGAGAAGACCTGCGGTTACAGCAGAGTTCTAGAGAACTGTGGGTTAAAGAGGGGGATCGTAATTCTAGATTTTTCCATCTCTCAACCATCATCAGAAGGCGTAGGAATTGCATTTCAGAGATAAAGTTGAATGATGGGTCGTGGATTAGAGACCGGGAGGATATCCAGagatattttttggataatttctCCACTCTATACAATTCTTGTCAACCCCAATCCCCTATGAATCTTGAGAATCTCATTCAACCGTGTGTTTCTGATTAAGAAAATCTGGGGCTGTGTAAAGTTCCCTCTAGAGATGAGATTAAAAAAGTGGTTTACGAGATGAAAGCCCTTAAAGCTCCAGGTCCAGATGGCTTCCCAGCTCTTTTTTATAAGCATTACTGGGACATTGTGGGGGACCAGCTAGTTTTTGCTGTCCAGAGTTTCTTTCTTAATGGCAGGCTGCAAAAAGATTTCAATAAAACCTTCATCTCCcttattccaaaaaagaaaggtgcgcataattttaatcatttccaTCGGTCTGTGTAATGTGAGTTATAAGGTGATATCGAAAATCATTGTTAATAGACTGAGGCCTCTTTTAGATAAAATGGTGGATCCAGCCCAAGTGGCATTTGTTCCGAATAGATGgattaatgaaaatatagttcTGGCTCATGAGATTGTGCACAGTTTCAAACACACAGGGAAGAAGAAGGGCTTTCTTGGAATCAAACTAGACTTTCAAAAAGCATACGATAGAATGGAATGGAGTTTTCTGTTGGAGGTTTTTAGAGCTTTTGGTTTCAGCAACTCCTTTGTTAACCTCATTCATCAATGTCTATCTTCAGTTGAATTCTCACTTCTATTAAATGGGAGCCAATGTCCAAGTTTCTCCCCCTCCCGTGGCCTCAGGCAAGGTGACCCAATATCACCTTATTTGTTTATTCTGGGCAGTGAAGTTCTTCCGAGACTTATAAAAAGGGAAGTTGATCAGCAGAGGCTATCTGGTGTTAAAGTGTCCAATACGGCTCCTCCCATTTCTAAGCTATGTTATGCTGATGACATCATATTATTTTGCAAAGCAAAATCTTCTGAGCTAGCCACCCTCAAAGTTTGCTTGGAGAAATATTGCTCTTGGTCCAGTCAGTCCATTAACATAGAAAAATCTGGTTGTTTCCCCTCCAAAGGGGTAAGCTCTCAATTTATCAATCAAGTGAGATGTAGCTGGGGTCTGAACACTCTGTCAAATAACACCACCTATCTTGGagttcctctctttctttctaggAGCAGGAATAAAGATTTCAGATACATTAAAGAGAGGCTGGATAGTAAGCTAAGTGGATGGAAAACCAAGAATTTGTCTTGGTCTGGTAGAGCAACTCTTATCAAATCGGTAGCCCAAGCCATTCCAGCCTATGCTATGTCTACCATCCAGCTTCCTAAAGGTCTGTGTGAGCAACTTGATGAGTCAACTCACAGATTTTGGTGGAATTCGAAATCTAAGTCCGGTTCATACTGGACTCCAGTTTCTTGGTCTACTCTTTGTTGGCCCCAAAAGGAAGGAGGCTTGGGTTTCAGGAATCTCTGGGACTTCAACCAAGCTCTCCTCTCCAAATTTGGCTGGTGGATTTTAACAGGAAAAGATTGTCCTTGTGTTAATGTGCTGAGGGCGAAATACAGGATCCATAATAACTGGCTGACTCATTCCTATCATGGCCATGCATCCCCATTTTGGAAAAGCTTGTTGGGTATTAAGCACATCATCGCCAAGGCTGGATGTTTTATTTTGGGCAGTGGGGATTCTATTAGAATATGGTCTGATCCTTGGATCCCCGATCTTCCAGGCTACATTCCTTCCCCTAAGGTTGATGCTAATCCAGACTTGGCCTTGGTTGTGTCTCAGCTCTTGTCATCAGATCCATGTAGATGGGATGTTCACAAACTGAACTATTTCTTTGACGAGACGGTGGTTGATCTCATTCTGAAAATCCCCATCCCAATCAGCCATTCTGTGGATAGTTGGTCATGGACTGTCACAAACTCGGGATCTTTTTCAGCCAAATCTGCTTATTAGCTGTGCAGGACAGCCTCGTCCCCCTCGAATAGTGATGCTACTAGGGGTCAAATATGGAAACCCAAGCTTCATGAGCGCCTTAAGATGCTTTTGTGGAGAATTGCTACCAACGTGCTGCCTTCTAAAGAGGTAATCAGTAGATTTAATGAGAATATTGATAGTTGTTGTTCATTGTGCGGTTTGGCTACTGAGTCTTCCCTTCACCTATTTACGGTTTGTGCTATTGCTAAAGCTGTATGGTTTCAAAGTCAGTGGGGGTTGAG
The Quercus lobata isolate SW786 chromosome 10, ValleyOak3.0 Primary Assembly, whole genome shotgun sequence DNA segment above includes these coding regions:
- the LOC115964215 gene encoding uncharacterized protein LOC115964215 yields the protein MVSSFSGPWAMIGDFNCIKRVKEKCGGRLVAESSVNCLRDVMLNTGAIDLGFIGPSFTWSNRREGLANIKERLDQCLCDQEWQNLFPKAGVRHLCNSNSDHNPIMLDTHLDSGKWPRPFRFEAMWTKEEGSRQVVEAVPSRENLNTEASLNLELDDWLTREDLRLQQSSRELWVKEGDRNSRFFHLSTIIRRRRNCISEIKLNDGSWIRDREDIQRYFLDNFSTLYNSCQPQSPMNLENLIQPCVSD